A window of Hordeum vulgare subsp. vulgare chromosome 5H, MorexV3_pseudomolecules_assembly, whole genome shotgun sequence genomic DNA:
aacaaatataGCCTAAAATATCATAGCAATCCGGGTGGCTAAGAAGAATCCCTTGTGATGCACCTTTCTTCTCATGCCCCAAATAGTGAGAGGAAGAGCTCCCTTAATGAAGGGTCTCAACCTTCTCACCATGCCATACACATACATGGGTCTTAGAAAAGATTAATATTTTTTTTTATTATAAGGGTCTAAACCCATCTACAATCCAACAATTTATTAAAAGAAAAAGAGGTCCTCGGTTAGCTATATCAAATCTTGATATTGATCAAGTAACGAGGTAGCACTCATTTCGGTTTTACTTTGCATACAAGATTTATCTTAAATTAAACTTCATAAAGTGTGATCAAATTTATATACAAAATTTTCAGCATCTCCAATACTAGAGATATGCAATAAGAAAGTTAATTCAATGATGCATCTAATAATATTGATTTCATATTATAAATATTGATATTACTTCTTATAATCTAAGTTGAACTTTACTACGATTTCACTATGGGATTACGTATCAAATAAAACAAgttcatattttaaaatatatctatataggtATGCATATGATCTTTTAGTAAAATATCTAAAATGACCGAAACAGAGGAGTATATATATTTGGAAACTGAGGAGTATATATTAAGATAAAAAACACTATTTTTTGGTCATGGAGTACGATTCAATCTGTTCTGGCATCATGTATAAAATGAGAGGATTTGCAGCAGCTATTCAACGCCATCTCGTTTGACTCATTCCAACACGTTGTTTAGAAATAGGATCGAAACTATAATTCATGTTTTTTGTATGAACAAGCATGGTTTTCAAAACGGCTCTTAAACCGTGAATATTTTGACAAAAATTCAACCTAGACTGTTGTCAGGGTGTTCATAGATTTTAAACGGTATATCGCAAACCCTATTTAAACACTTTTAGCATAAGTTCAACCGAACACCTTGAAAAGTTGAAGTGCTACAACTGGGACGAGAATAATGTTTATGTATTACGTATACAGTAACGAGGAACGATCTTTGCCTCTAAATCGTACCGTGTATATATTATGATAAAAAGAAGACACTATTTTTTGGTCATGGAGTACGATTGAGTCTGCTGTGGCATCAGGTGCGGTTTGATGATCATTTTTTACAAGCAGGGTTGGACGCGAGACTGGTGATCCAAGTCTGGTCAGCCACCACgggctcgtcgtcgtcgttccggTGCCACGTCCACAGGGCGTGCGTGACGTTCACCACCTGCAGCCTGCCGTGCCCGAAGCTGGCCTCCCGAAACACCGACGTCTTGGGCTGCGGTTCGATGTACTTCTCCGCCAGCCCTTCCCGGTTCCCGCCGTCTCCGATGGTCACGTACACCGGCCCGCACTGGTCCTCCTTGTCGCCGTACACGCGCGCGAACCTCTCGTACGCGTGCACGTGCCCGGCGAACACCGCGTCCACGCGGGCGCCGTAGAGCAGCGCCTCCATGGCGTCCCGCATGCCGTCGCCCTCCCCCTGGTGCGCCTTGTTGCTGTTGTACCACGGCGCGTGCACCAGCGCCACCACGAACGGCGTCTTCCCGCGGTCGACCCCGGCGAGGTCGCCCTGCAGCCACCTGTGCTGCGCCGTGCCGGCGTCGTAGTCCGTGTACGAGCCCAGCATGATGACGTGCACGGCGCCGCCGGCCACGTCCAAGGAGTAGTAGAGGTTGGACCCCGACGGCGAGGCGCCGGCGTCGTACGGCATGCGCCACCGCGCGTTGTACGACTTGAAGGGGTGGCGCTCGAGGAGGGGGATCTTCTCCACCTCGTGGTTGCCCTCGGTCACCATCCAGGGCCGCGCGCTCGCCAGGGGCTCCACGAGGCGGCCGTACGAGTCCCAGCGCGTCTGGTCCAAGTCGGCGTACGACAGGTCGCCGGGGAGGAGCAGCATGTCATAGTCGGCGGCCGCGATGTGCTGCAGCGTGGAGTTGGTCCACTCCGTCTGGCCCAGGTCGCCTGCACGTCCCCATTCCATGGTAGCATGAGACACTGAAAACTGTAACCAAAAAAATGCATGCAGCATTAGCATTACCGGCGATGGCGAAGGTGAAGGGGAGGCCTGACGGGGGCGTTCGGAAGGAGAACTCCCGCGACGGGTCGGAACTGTAGCGGTAGTAGTAGGTGGTGCTGGGTTTCAGTGGGCCGACGACGGCGTCGTGGATGTTCCCCGAGTGGTACATGAGGTAGGAGTAACTGGTGGTGGTTCCGGTGGCCGAGAAGGGGTACTGGCCTGAAGCCGTGCCGTACTCCACCGTCGCCGGTGCGTCGTCGTCGGTAATCCATGTAACCCTCATCTTGTCAGGGCCTACAGCCGACACATGCACCTGAAAGTTGTAGTACCACATATTGACTGATTCAAATCTCTTTGCCACCCAAAGTAACTAGTAGGACAAACTGTACTAACAGAAAAGGATTACTAATTTGGAAGAACTGGGCGTTCCCAAAGTGCAAATTCTTTTCCTGGTTAATTGTTCAGAACCGTGTTTAGACGGCTGACCGCCTGATACGACGGGGGTGGCCAAACTGCGGGCTCTGCCCGCTTTGCAAGCAAGTGCATGAATCCGCCGTTCATCTACTATTCCAATGCCGTTTCTCTGAACGGGTCTGGAACGCGATCACTGCCTAGCTGGGCATCCAAGACCGTTCACCAATGATATGGAGGCATAAAGAATCAGTCAGTGCCTGCTGGCAGAAGGCGACGACTGCTGGAGGTCCAAACCGGAAGGCCATCGCATCGGTTATGATGCTTGTCTCATGGGAAATATGAAAGGAGCGTAACGCTAGAATTTTCAAGAACACGGCGGCAACAACCTCCATCGTCATCAACAGGATTAAAGCTGAGGCCCATCTCTGGGCTTTGGCGGGAGCCAAGCACTTGAGTCGCCTAATATCGCGGGAGTAGTTCTTTTCTTTTTCGCCGCTTGCCGGCTATTGTCTAAACCTTCTCCTTAATTAATGAAATTGGCAAATCTTTTGCCTCGTTTAAAAAAAAATTTATTACTGAATGCCACATTTGGGTTTTATTCAGAATTCCCCTTGCAGTTTAGGACTGAAAGAGGCAGGAGGAACGTCATTTCTGCAACACGTTCAGAAACTGCATAATGTCTGTAAAAAGGGATCATGTTTGTTTCTGGAAACTAAACAGTTACAACTTTCAGGGAAACTAAACAGTTACGGAGAATGCGATTACTCCTGACTGAAAAGTTTCCTACTACGAGTAATTTGCATCGGATGAAAAGATGGAGCCAATCCCTATCAATACAGCAGTTAATGCAAGTGTGAACATTCGGAGGCGGTGGTTTATGGTTTCTAGCGTGAGCTGTCCATACCAACTCTGATGCGGTATAGTTTCACACAGGCCGGCCAAAGTTTGGCAGATGAATGGAACACTCGCATCCAGTTTTGGTTTGGTTGCCTTCCGAAAGGAAAAGGCAAGGCATGGGCACTGAGCAGTGGCTCAAGATTGCAATCATTAATTGCAGCACTATAATGGAGTAGGTTCTAAGGCCTTCCGTAATGCATCGTCTCTTAGCGTGGTATCCTAGGTATCGTTGCATTATAAGATACAACCATCCTAATGCATGGTTTCTTAAGTGTTGTATCTTAGTGGGCTAGTATTTAATGAATTTGGCCTCATGCATGTATTTGATTGGTCTAATCATATTTTTTGCCTATGATCTCGTGCAAGAGCCGTATACTAAATAAGATACGGCACCACTCTCTTTCTTCAATTAATATGGTGCCACATCAGCAATATGCCTATGATACCGTGTCAACATACAAGCATCAGGGAAGGCCTAAAGATCCTCACCTCCGTAGACTAGTGCTCTACTTACCAACTACAGTATAACATGCTATGGCGCCTAGACCTAGGCCAAACCACATGCCGACATGGCTTGCACTTTTTTCATACAGTAATCTAAAGATCACAAGGAACCCCAAAGCAGCGCAGGATGTTGCTGCGGGGGTTAGGATTTTGGTGGACTCATCACTCATGTAGTCATGTACAGAACACTTTTCTTCCACTAACACTCAAtccaacagaaaaagaaaaacccaGGGAAATGGTCTCCGCGGGGCCGCACAACTGACATTTCAAGATTTCAGATTGCAAAATGCCCCGATCACGCAGGTTGGTCCGTGTTTCGAAATCTAATGTGCCGGAGGAAATCCCGTCGACAGAGTAGCAACGTCGCCATCTACGTGGAGTATTAACTTGAGCAGACGCGCGGTACCTGCTGCGGCGTCAGGCCGCCGGCGTCGGCGTCCCGGGCCAATGAGAGCGTCGCCCTGGGGCTCGGGCGCACGTACGGCGACGTGACGGCGAGGCACGCCGGGGTCAGCGACGACAGCGCGGAGGCGGCGAGGACGAGGAGGGCCAGCGCCGCCgtgctcttcttcttccccatCGTCCTGACCTTGGACTGAATGGAGGTGAGGGAGCGATGGATGGCTTGATGATGGGGGCTCCAGGCCGGTATATAATATAGTAGGAGGCTGGCAGGTTGCGCGCAGGCGACGGACGGACGCGATAGTCTTGTTTTCTAGAGCGCACAATAATGGCGGGCTGCCGCTGCCGTGGATGGACAGGGCCGGATTTGATTTTGGATGTGTTTTCAGGTGGGAATCTGGCTCCTGGATCCCGGTACTGCGTCAATCTTGGGTGACTTGTGTCCCTGGAGGACTAGACTGGAGTAGTGAGGAAGCGCGGCTGTGGGGTGCGAACTGCGAGGCGGGGCTCTGTTCTTCCGAACATCTGGTGGGCGGTTCACGTGTATTGGGAGATGGGATTTGGTTTGGGTTCGCCGTTGCCCGTGCCCCCGTGACGTGCCTATTCCGAGATCCCTTTCTTTTTTGGCTGGCTGGAGCGGTGATCGGATAGCTGCAACATGGTGACCAGACGGCACGCAACTTTACATGAACGTGAATATTGAATCTAGAAGTcagtctttttctttctttctttctttactAGCAAAAtgacccatgcgttgcaacgagagaaagaaataccacacggcacacacttttaatttataaaaaatgtctataatttgagaatttatagttacgatacaaataaagatgatcttatcctacaaaaatgcagttcaaaatttcacaggtcttctattttaacacggcttgcatgtagatttaatgcgtacaaagaatcagtcaagtgaccttcagtttcatctctaatcattTTGTTGGCGTGTttatccccaacccggatgagtaccggtatgaaagaaatacgaataatgacttatttattaagattgcatcctagatagtatttttattaaacgtttaacagataaaataatatcatattttaattctacatatttttctaatcaaattccatgtataatatgttaaatttggagttacggtttaaaagatatgaatgttttaaaaaatatttaatatatactacaagtttaatgtcataaacagtaagggcttttttgtaaaatcacctcggtgggttttccaacggaagcgatagcctctttattattaggtaaagatttagaACATCTACAGGCGCGCTCATCTAAGACATTGTTTGTTTCAAAAGTTCTATATTTTTTTTAGTCTCAACTAAAAAGTCATTAGTCTCTATCCGTTTGTTTTCATGGATTAAATAGGGATTAGAGGTCAttgaatgacatgcaaaaagaccatgttaccctagTAATGTACAACCTTTtttctttagtcccaaataccctatTTTAGTCTCTAAAAGTCCCTTCTGTTTGTTTTATATGAAACTAGCAAAAAaaaccgtgcgttgcaacggaacagaaaataacacatgctttgaacgcaatatattttcacatggcatcacatttgtattgtcgacgatggcctcagtgctcacacaaTAAAAACGTgtttgaatgtacaatcactcgaaataagatgagaaatatgttgtttctccccacgagattttccaaaggtgtgcatgtgtggttaaggatgttttctttcctcttgattttaatTTAATGAATATTTATTGCAATTTGTATGGTCGCCGGAAAGAGAGGAaaaaaaggaccgtgcactacagattaagtttgcaccaaaaataatatttacgaagtattcaacagctaaaaataacatcctatttagattctacacattttttcaatcaaatttcatatataacatgttaaaatcggagttacggtttaaaagatatgaataattttgttttagataaaatatggattgattaactaaAAAGTCAGGATTTTTTTGTTGAAACAAAAAAACGTTTCGGCTAACTTACATAGGGACGGTGGGTTGATTACCTAAAACATCAAGGATTATTATGAAAAATGGAAAAAAACGGTTCGGCTGTGACTAAAAGATGGACCacgggttgattatctaaaattatgaggacttttctgcaaaatgacaaaaaaaggttcgttctgacttaaaattggactgcgggttaattatcTGAAACTGCAAaggcttttctgcaaaatgaccgaTGACGGACGCTTGCTTTATTGTTAGGGAAGACTAAAAGTGACTTTTTTTAATTCCTACATCAAAAAATTCATGTAAACAAACGCCCTCTAGTATAATCCCTCAAACGTCTAGGGACGTATCCGGTCAGTGTTTTTTTAAAGGGGTTCCGTCTGTGTTCGGGCACGTTCATTTTCATCCTCGCTTTATCTCTTCAAAACAAACATACCCTTCAAATCTGACTTATCATTTCATGGCATTTTAACAAACAGGTGGTGTACGGACGTCGTAGAGCACGCAGCGTGAAGAAAGAAAAAGCAGATGAACCTTTGCTGGATGCGGTGGTGGCGGCGAGCTTTCCATGCGCAGGTGCAAGGGCCTCGGCCACCATGCAACGGCAGCATGCACGCAACCAACGAATAGCACGCACGCCGGAACCAATACACGGCATCTGTGCACGCGCGATGCGGCTGCGCGCGCCAATCAGCACGGACGACAGCATGCGAGGCGGCCTGCTGCGCTAGCACCTGCGCGCCCACGACGGCCCTAGCGCCCGCGGTGGCCAGCCGTACGGCCTGCCGCGGGCCCGCTAAACCGGACTGCACCAGCCCGTGCGGCCTGCTGCGTGCACACGACGGCCGGCTGCGCACTCGGCGCGGTGGCCCCAGCACCCGTGGCGGGCAGCCCGCGCGGCCTGCTGCGCGCCCACGCGTCCATGGCGGCGGCTGAACGCGCCCTGGTGTGCCCGCACAGCACGGACGAGCACCGGCGCGGTCCTCAGGCCAACTTCAGCCCGCAACCCTATCTTGTCCGTCCCAGTATGTTTAAGGTTAAACGAACGAATCGCGCAGGTCAACGCACGGTCCGAAACAGATAAATGTTTAGTTTTCGTCTGTGTTTGACTCATTTCCGCCATAAGCATGCGTCACGTTTGGGTTAAAACGGATAGCACGCGGATGGGCAGGACACATACCCTTATCTTTCCCGTGGCCCACCTGTCGGGGACACTAGCACTTCATTCACCTCCACCCCCTCCACCCGTCCTTCCCGCCCCACCCCGCCATCGGCGTCGCCACTATTTTCCAGCCGCCTCCTCACTGCTCACCCCCCGGTTGTCTATACCAAACCACGTCTCGCCATGGTCGCGAGCACGCCTGCACTTTCGTAAGACTTTTGGCCATCGTTTGGAGTCGTCGTCGTATCCAGTGCCAGAGGGGATAAGATCGTCGACGACGCCTATCGACCAGGACAGCTCCCATCGGGTGCTCCAGAGCGACCCGTAGTCGGCCGCCAAACGCCCCTGCTACATCGAGGTGATCTTCGCGGCCTCTTTGCCACCGCGACCGCAAGGTGTTTGACACTGTGCCCATAAAGGTATAGATAGTGGAGATGAATTTTTCTTCAACCACTTCATTTGTTCATTGGATGATTCGTCCTCGGTTGATAAAGATCTTGTGGTGGTTGCACTGGTCGTTCACGACCACATTGCAAGGAAGCGGCCTCGGTACAGGGGGTCAGTCCCTGGTCGTGCTCCTAACCTGACCCGCAACAAAGAGAGAGGCCACACCATGCTCTATGCTGGTTACTTTGAAAATACCGCGCTCTTCAAACCGGAGAAATTCCGTCGCTGTTTTCGTATGGCAAGGCATGTGTTCAACCGTATCCGAGAGGGAGTGGTTCGTCATGACCCATTCTTCGAATGCAAAACGGATGCCCTTGTCAAGCTTGAA
This region includes:
- the LOC123395535 gene encoding probable purple acid phosphatase 20, with protein sequence MGKKKSTAALALLVLAASALSSLTPACLAVTSPYVRPSPRATLSLARDADAGGLTPQQVHVSAVGPDKMRVTWITDDDAPATVEYGTASGQYPFSATGTTTSYSYLMYHSGNIHDAVVGPLKPSTTYYYRYSSDPSREFSFRTPPSGLPFTFAIAGDLGQTEWTNSTLQHIAAADYDMLLLPGDLSYADLDQTRWDSYGRLVEPLASARPWMVTEGNHEVEKIPLLERHPFKSYNARWRMPYDAGASPSGSNLYYSLDVAGGAVHVIMLGSYTDYDAGTAQHRWLQGDLAGVDRGKTPFVVALVHAPWYNSNKAHQGEGDGMRDAMEALLYGARVDAVFAGHVHAYERFARVYGDKEDQCGPVYVTIGDGGNREGLAEKYIEPQPKTSVFREASFGHGRLQVVNVTHALWTWHRNDDDEPVVADQTWITSLASNPACKK